The proteins below come from a single Staphylococcus sp. MI 10-1553 genomic window:
- a CDS encoding acetyl-CoA carboxylase carboxyltransferase subunit alpha — translation MLDFEKPIQDIQTKIESLKETQAKNDVDLSDEIEILEAALQTEKEKIYTSLKPWDRVQIARLPERPTVLDYIPYIFDDFIELHGDRNFRDDPAIVGGLAYFNGQPVTVIGQQRGKDTKDNIYRNFGMAHPEGYRKALRLMKEAEKFNRPIFTFIDTKGAYPGKAAEERGQSESIARNLVSMAGLTVPVISIVIGEGGSGGALGLGVSNRLLMLENSTYSVISPEGAAGILWKDSSLAKIAAETMKITAYDLLELNIIDEVVKEPLGGAHHDVEMLAKRIKQKFTKHLASFEHMTPADIKEDRFEKFRNIGAFVE, via the coding sequence ATGCTTGATTTTGAAAAACCGATTCAAGATATACAAACTAAAATTGAATCATTGAAAGAAACGCAAGCGAAAAATGATGTCGATTTGTCAGATGAAATCGAAATACTTGAAGCCGCATTGCAAACAGAAAAAGAGAAAATTTACACTTCCTTAAAACCGTGGGATCGTGTTCAAATAGCAAGATTACCTGAAAGACCAACTGTGCTAGACTATATTCCATACATTTTTGATGATTTTATCGAATTACATGGCGATCGTAACTTTAGAGATGATCCTGCAATTGTAGGGGGATTAGCGTATTTCAATGGTCAACCTGTGACAGTGATTGGCCAACAACGCGGTAAAGATACGAAAGATAATATTTACCGTAACTTCGGTATGGCGCATCCTGAAGGTTATCGTAAAGCGTTAAGATTGATGAAAGAAGCTGAGAAGTTTAACCGTCCTATTTTTACGTTCATTGATACGAAAGGAGCGTATCCAGGTAAAGCTGCCGAAGAACGTGGTCAAAGTGAGTCGATTGCACGTAATCTCGTTTCAATGGCAGGTTTAACAGTGCCTGTCATTTCAATTGTTATCGGTGAAGGTGGAAGCGGTGGCGCATTAGGCCTTGGTGTGAGCAATCGTTTATTGATGTTAGAAAACAGTACATATTCTGTCATTTCACCAGAAGGCGCTGCTGGTATTTTATGGAAAGACAGTTCTCTTGCTAAAATTGCTGCAGAAACGATGAAAATTACGGCTTATGATTTACTAGAATTGAACATTATTGACGAAGTGGTGAAAGAGCCTTTAGGTGGTGCGCATCACGACGTTGAGATGTTAGCGAAACGCATTAAGCAAAAGTTTACAAAGCATTTAGCATCGTTTGAACATATGACACCTGCTGATATTAAAGAAGATCGTTTTGAAAAATTTCGTAATATCGGTGCGTTTGTTGAATAA
- the pfkA gene encoding 6-phosphofructokinase: MKKIAVLTSGGDSPGMNAAIRAVVRKALYHNIEVYGVYQGYQGLINDDIRKLELGSVGDIIQRGGTFLYSARCPEFKEKEVRQKGIENLRKHGIEGLVVIGGDGSYRGAQRISEECKEIQTIGIPGTIDNDINGTDFTIGFDTALNTIIESVDKIRDTASSHARTFIIEVMGRDCGDLALWSGLAVGAETIILPETETDIKDIAEKIQHGIDRGKKHSIIIVAEGCMTGDMCASELTKYINVDARVSVLGHIQRGGSPTGADRVLASRLGGYAVELLLNGETAKGVGIKDNRLVATNFDEIFNTSERQINQRMLGLTEELSI; the protein is encoded by the coding sequence ATGAAAAAAATTGCAGTTTTAACAAGTGGCGGAGATTCTCCGGGGATGAATGCAGCAATTCGAGCAGTTGTAAGAAAAGCGCTTTATCACAATATTGAAGTCTATGGTGTGTATCAAGGTTATCAAGGTCTTATCAATGACGATATTCGCAAACTCGAATTAGGTTCAGTTGGCGATATTATTCAACGCGGGGGTACTTTCTTATATTCAGCACGTTGCCCAGAATTTAAAGAAAAAGAAGTACGCCAAAAAGGGATTGAAAACCTTAGAAAGCATGGAATTGAAGGCTTAGTCGTTATTGGTGGTGACGGAAGTTACCGTGGTGCACAACGTATTAGTGAAGAATGTAAAGAAATTCAAACGATAGGTATTCCAGGTACAATTGATAACGATATTAATGGTACTGATTTTACAATCGGTTTTGATACAGCGTTAAATACAATTATTGAATCTGTGGACAAAATCCGAGATACTGCTTCAAGCCACGCACGCACTTTTATCATAGAAGTTATGGGCCGTGACTGCGGAGACTTGGCATTATGGTCAGGTTTAGCTGTAGGCGCTGAAACAATCATTTTACCCGAAACAGAAACAGATATTAAAGATATCGCTGAAAAAATTCAACACGGTATCGATAGAGGTAAAAAGCATTCTATCATCATCGTTGCAGAAGGGTGTATGACTGGTGATATGTGCGCATCAGAATTAACAAAATATATTAATGTTGATGCACGCGTATCTGTTCTCGGTCATATTCAACGTGGTGGTAGCCCAACAGGTGCAGACCGTGTACTTGCATCACGTTTAGGGGGCTATGCTGTTGAGCTTTTACTTAACGGCGAAACGGCTAAAGGTGTCGGAATTAAAGACAACCGCTTAGTTGCGACTAATTTTGATGAGATTTTCAACACATCAGAACGTCAAATTAACCAACGTATGTTAGGTTTAACTGAAGAATTATCTATATAA